The genome window CGGCATCCTGAAACGCCCGCTCTTTCCCTGCGCGCACAAAGGCAAACGGCAGGCGCGCTTCGCCTGAGGGTACCATCGTCAGGCAGTCCATCAGGCGGGGATGACGCCGCACCTCAAACTCCGCCCGCCGAGGGGTAGGGATGTGCCCGTGATCGGCAGTGAACAGGAGAAGCGTTCTGCCACGGCTGTGTTTTTGCATTTCACGAAAGAACAATGCAAACTGCTGGGTGAACATCAGCCATTCGCGCCACACCCGCGGATTGCCCGGGGAGAAACGGTGCATGGCTTCGTCCACTGCGCCCCAGTAAGCATGAATATAACGTGGATAGGGGGTGCGCTGGGTGACTACCTGTTCCAGGGTAACGAACAAATCACCCGGAGAGCCCACCGGGAAAATTTCCGCGCCGGCATAGAGCATTTGCGACAAACTGGAACGGGCTATGGAGCGGTGTAACAACACCTGCACGCCTACCCCCTGCTCGTTCAAGGCTCTGCCAATGCTCGGCACGGGCAGAAAAGTTTCGGGGTTGAAGCCCGCCAGCCGCAGGGTAGCGTTGCCTTCGCCAAATACGGCAGGCTGGAAGGTAATCATGTTGGTCAGGATGCCATATTCTTTGAGAAAGAGTTCGTACCCTATTACGCCGTGCTCTGCGGGGAGCGCACCCGTCCACAAACTCACCAGCGCGGTGGCGGTAGTGCTGGGGACGACGCTGGTGAGCGGAGCCAGCACGCTTTCGGCAGGCAGATGCGCCCAGAAGCGCAAGTCTTCGTCTCGGGAGGCGCGCTCCAGCGTGTTTTGCATCCAGTCCAGCCCGATGCCGTCCACCAGAATCAGGATGACGGTGTCGAAGCGGGTATTCCATTGTTGAAACGCAGGATGCGCCAGCGGGGGGCGCAGGGCGGCAGGGGCATCAGCCCCCAGCCACTGGAAGATGCTGGCGGGCAGGTTGACCAGCGAGTAGCCTGCGTAGTGGGGGAAGAACCACTCGCTCCCGGAAGGGAAGACCTGCCTCTGCAGGCGTTCGATTTCGCTTAAGCCCTCGGCAACGGCGTTTTTCATCGTCTACCTTCCTTTCAGCGGATTTGCCAGCGGCACAATCGGCGTTCCAGTCCATCCACCAGGAAGTACAACCCCAGCCCCAGAAAACTCATCGCCAGGATGCCGGCGTACATGGCAGGGTAATTTAACAGAGTACTGCCCTGAAAGTAAATGTAGTAACCCAGTCCCACGCGGGTGGCAAACAGTTCCGCCACATACAGCACCGCTACCGCCGTGCCGATGGACTGCCGCAGGGCGGTCAGAATGCCCGGCAGGCTGGCAGGCAGGTACACGAAACGGAAGAGGGCGCGCCTGCCTGCGCCAAGACTGCGCACGGAAAGAATCAACTCGGGGCGCAGGGCGGCGGCTTGATCGCGCACCAGCACCAGAATCTGGAAA of Anaerolinea thermophila UNI-1 contains these proteins:
- a CDS encoding alkaline phosphatase family protein; translated protein: MKNAVAEGLSEIERLQRQVFPSGSEWFFPHYAGYSLVNLPASIFQWLGADAPAALRPPLAHPAFQQWNTRFDTVILILVDGIGLDWMQNTLERASRDEDLRFWAHLPAESVLAPLTSVVPSTTATALVSLWTGALPAEHGVIGYELFLKEYGILTNMITFQPAVFGEGNATLRLAGFNPETFLPVPSIGRALNEQGVGVQVLLHRSIARSSLSQMLYAGAEIFPVGSPGDLFVTLEQVVTQRTPYPRYIHAYWGAVDEAMHRFSPGNPRVWREWLMFTQQFALFFREMQKHSRGRTLLLFTADHGHIPTPRRAEFEVRRHPRLMDCLTMVPSGEARLPFAFVRAGKERAFQDAVAELWNGRFEVLPATEFVQTGWLGKTTPAPCLWERIGDFVILPREDYYWYFGLKENTLLGRHGGLSRAEMLTPLLGVVL